The nucleotide sequence GCAAACCGCGGTAGCCGCGGACCAGGCGTGTCGCGCGCACTTCCTCGATCATGGCGCGGGCCTCCTGTTCGCCGACGGGCGCCAGCCGGATGGCGAAGTCCGGGTTCAGTTCGGCCGCGATGCCGCCGGCGCCCAGTACCACCGTGGGCCCCACCAGCGGGTCCAGGCGATAACCCAGGATAAGCTCCAGCAACCGGTCTTCCATGGCCTGCACCAGAATGCCGTCGATAACGGCGCCCGGCGCGTGGACCTGGACGTTGCGCAGCATGTCCGCGACCGCGGACCGCAACTCGCGCGCATCGGCGATGCCGACGCGCACGGCGCCCGCGTCCGTTTTGTGCGGCACATCGCGCGAGGAAATCTTGGCGACGACCGGATAGGGCAAGTCGTGCGAGACCTTGTCCGCCGGTACCAGCCGTGCGGGCGCTACGGGCACGCCCAGTGCCTGGAACACTTGCCCTGCCTCGTGCTCGGTCAGCGCGCCGTGGCGCGGCAGTGTGGCGGGCCATTGGAAGGCGTCCCCCGCCGGCGGCGGGACGGGCCTGCGCTGGAACAGCACGGCGAGCGCGTCGGCGCAGGCCTCGGGGGTACGGAAGGCGGCGATGCCATTCTGCCGCAGCAGCGACAAGGACGCCGGTGCTTCCGGCGCCAGGAAGGCCGCCATGGGCTTGCCGTCGGGCTTTTCCGCCTGTGCCAGCGGATTGACGGCGAAGTCCGGATGGAACTGCGCCGACGAACCGATCACGCTGAGCACCGCGTCGCACCAGTCGGATTGCAGCAGCTGTTCGAGCAGGTCCTTGTATTGCGCGGGCGTGGCCGCCAGCGTCAGGTCGATCACCGGCGTTTCGCGTATGCGCAGGCCGCGCTGGGCCATGTGCGCCACGAAGGCCGCGGGCGGCGCGGCGGCGACCATCCCGCGCATGCCCAGGTTGTCCACCACGGTGGCGGCGCCGCCGCCGGTCGTGGTGATGACGGCGACCCGTGGCGCGGGCGCCTCCGTGCGCGCGGCTCCATAGCGGAGGGCAAGGGGCACGATCTCGAACAAGGTCTCCAGGTGGTGGACGCGCAGCACGCCATGCGCGCGGAAGAAAGCGTCCACCGCGGCGTCGTTGCCGGCCATCGCGCCGGTGTGCGACTGGGACAAGGCATCGCCCTGCTCGGAGCGGCCCAACTTGTAGGCGACCACCGGCTTGCCGGCCTGGCGCGCGCGTTCGAGCGCGGCGGCCAGGACGGGCGCCTGGCGCAAGGTTTCCAGGAACAGCAGGATGACGCGCGTGTGCGGATCGTCCACCAGCGCATCGACCACCTCGCCCACCGTGATGTCGCTTTCATTGCCCACCGAAATCGAACTGGCGAAGCCGAAGCCGCGCGCCGCGGCGCGGGAGAGCAGCGATCCCATCATCGAGCCGCTCTGCGACACCATGCTGATATCGCCGGGCACCAGGTCGTCGGCCTCGAACGCGGCGTTCACGGAGATGATGCCGCCGGTATGCAGATTGGCGCTGCCTATGCTGTTGGGTCCCAGAACGCGGATGCCGAGCTCGCGGGCGCGTGCCACCAGCGCCTGCTGCCGCGCCAGGCCTTCCGCGCCCGTTTCGGCGAAGCCGTCGGAATAGACGGTGACGACACGCGCGCCCGCGGCGGCGCTCTGTTCCAGCACCGGCAGTACCTGTTCGCCGGGAATCATGACGAAGACGTGGTCGACGGTCCCTGGCAGGTCCGCGAGCGAGGGATAGGCCTGTTCGCCCATGATCTCGCTGCGGCCGGCGTTGATGGGATAGATGTGTCCCGCGTAGCGATGCTTGCGCATGAAGCGCAAGGGCCGCGCGGTGTTCTTGCGGGCGTCGCCCGAGGCGCCCACCA is from Bordetella bronchialis and encodes:
- a CDS encoding acetate--CoA ligase family protein; the protein is MPDHPSSSLGHALLAPRAIALVGASGDARKNTARPLRFMRKHRYAGHIYPINAGRSEIMGEQAYPSLADLPGTVDHVFVMIPGEQVLPVLEQSAAAGARVVTVYSDGFAETGAEGLARQQALVARARELGIRVLGPNSIGSANLHTGGIISVNAAFEADDLVPGDISMVSQSGSMMGSLLSRAAARGFGFASSISVGNESDITVGEVVDALVDDPHTRVILLFLETLRQAPVLAAALERARQAGKPVVAYKLGRSEQGDALSQSHTGAMAGNDAAVDAFFRAHGVLRVHHLETLFEIVPLALRYGAARTEAPAPRVAVITTTGGGAATVVDNLGMRGMVAAAPPAAFVAHMAQRGLRIRETPVIDLTLAATPAQYKDLLEQLLQSDWCDAVLSVIGSSAQFHPDFAVNPLAQAEKPDGKPMAAFLAPEAPASLSLLRQNGIAAFRTPEACADALAVLFQRRPVPPPAGDAFQWPATLPRHGALTEHEAGQVFQALGVPVAPARLVPADKVSHDLPYPVVAKISSRDVPHKTDAGAVRVGIADARELRSAVADMLRNVQVHAPGAVIDGILVQAMEDRLLELILGYRLDPLVGPTVVLGAGGIAAELNPDFAIRLAPVGEQEARAMIEEVRATRLVRGYRGLPRGDCDALARAIAAFSRLAMVQGATVAEAEINPLFVRADGVVAVDGLLHLE